The following coding sequences are from one Methanohalophilus halophilus window:
- the guaA gene encoding glutamine-hydrolyzing GMP synthase: MVKTEKFIPKAIEKIKAKAQGKTIIALSGGVDSSVCAVLAHRAIGDNLIPIYIDTGLMRKGETERIKEIFGDMNLQIIDAKDRFLDSLVGIKDPEEKRKAVGETFIRVFEEEALDVEAECLIQGTIYPDKIESDGGIKSHHNVGGLPEHINFKHIIEPIDDLYKDEVREVAHALGLPEEICERMPFPGPGLSVRIIGEVTREKVDVVREANAIVEEELLEQFCPWQTFAAVLGKGTGVKGDLRVHGWIVAVRAVGSRDGMTAEALELPWNTLRKISSRITGEIPTAARVVYDITPKPPATIEFE; this comes from the coding sequence ATGGTAAAAACCGAAAAATTCATTCCAAAAGCAATCGAGAAAATTAAAGCCAAAGCGCAGGGCAAAACTATCATCGCCCTCTCGGGAGGTGTTGACAGTTCCGTATGTGCAGTCCTTGCACACCGTGCAATTGGTGATAATCTGATACCGATCTATATAGATACGGGCCTTATGAGAAAAGGTGAAACCGAAAGAATAAAGGAAATATTCGGTGACATGAATCTCCAAATAATCGATGCAAAAGATCGTTTTCTTGATAGTTTGGTGGGAATAAAGGACCCTGAAGAAAAAAGAAAAGCTGTTGGTGAGACTTTTATTCGTGTGTTTGAAGAAGAAGCGCTCGATGTTGAGGCAGAATGTCTGATCCAGGGAACCATATACCCGGATAAGATTGAATCCGATGGTGGTATCAAATCTCATCACAACGTAGGCGGACTGCCCGAACACATTAATTTTAAACACATCATAGAACCCATTGATGACCTCTACAAGGATGAAGTGAGGGAAGTCGCCCATGCGCTTGGTCTGCCAGAAGAGATATGTGAAAGAATGCCATTCCCTGGGCCGGGTCTTTCAGTCAGGATAATCGGGGAAGTTACAAGAGAAAAGGTCGATGTTGTAAGAGAAGCAAATGCGATTGTGGAAGAAGAACTGCTTGAACAGTTCTGCCCCTGGCAGACATTCGCGGCGGTCTTGGGCAAAGGGACCGGCGTAAAAGGCGACCTCAGGGTACACGGCTGGATCGTTGCAGTGCGCGCAGTCGGTTCGAGGGATGGTATGACCGCAGAAGCCCTGGAATTGCCTTGGAATACCCTCAGGAAAATCAGCTCACGCATAACCGGGGAAATCCCCACTGCAGCAAGAGTTGTCTATGACATAACACCAAAACCACCTGCTACAATCGAGTTCGAATGA
- the recQ gene encoding DNA helicase RecQ: protein MRQTLYDYFGYDKFRPLQENIIQDVLDKKDVFVLMPTGGGKSLCYQLPSLLMEGVTVVVSPLISLMKDQVDRLLSRGIAAAYMNSTLDSSEMSHVKDSLIRGKLDLLYVAPERLAMPSTLKLLAKANVNLFAVDEAHCISQWGHDFRPEYRKLGALRSGFPDVPLIALTATATPAVARDITKQLNMVRSEKYVASFNRTNLYYEVKSGENADQQITSYLRSHPESSGIIYCQTRKSVEGLAGRLKKLGVNAAFYHAGMSDELRHRAQEKFLNGTIRVVVATVAFGMGIDKSNVRFVMHYDLPADLESYYQQTGRGGRDGQPCDCILFFKRGDWYKQQYFIEQMSSKKEREIALSKLRLMMDYCETVTCRRKILLEYFGESTEKDCGYCDVCLNPPQQVDVTEDALIIFKCIKELNQKFGATHVASVIAGSKAKKIVSCGHHRLHCHGNGSHNPQDYWKDLSHRLSSLGFLEVKGGRYPVLKLNKKSRATLNDGANVIVPQSSAATNSKKKPAGQSKVSSKSSTVDCEYSKLFEKLRRLRLQFAKRDNVPPYIVFADTSLKQMASSKPQTANQMLTITGVGKCKLEKYGDAFLSEIKSFC, encoded by the coding sequence ATGCGGCAAACCCTCTACGACTATTTTGGTTATGACAAATTTCGACCCCTGCAGGAAAATATTATTCAGGATGTGCTGGATAAAAAAGATGTATTTGTATTGATGCCAACCGGCGGTGGCAAATCTTTGTGTTACCAGTTGCCTTCCCTGCTTATGGAGGGTGTTACTGTCGTTGTGTCCCCTTTGATATCCCTTATGAAAGATCAGGTTGACAGGTTGCTTTCACGTGGCATTGCCGCTGCCTACATGAACAGTACACTTGATAGTTCTGAAATGAGCCATGTTAAGGATTCTCTAATAAGGGGAAAGCTCGATCTTCTCTATGTGGCCCCCGAAAGACTGGCTATGCCGTCCACTCTTAAATTGCTTGCAAAAGCAAATGTAAATCTTTTTGCCGTTGATGAAGCACATTGTATATCCCAGTGGGGGCATGATTTCAGACCTGAATACAGAAAATTAGGTGCCCTGCGCTCCGGTTTTCCAGATGTTCCTCTAATAGCACTTACAGCTACTGCGACTCCTGCAGTTGCCCGTGATATAACAAAACAACTCAATATGGTCAGGTCTGAAAAGTATGTAGCAAGTTTTAATCGGACCAACCTTTATTATGAGGTTAAATCAGGGGAGAATGCAGATCAACAAATCACATCATACCTGCGCTCTCATCCTGAATCCTCCGGGATTATTTATTGCCAGACACGAAAATCCGTAGAAGGACTTGCTGGCAGACTGAAAAAATTAGGAGTCAATGCGGCATTCTATCATGCCGGGATGTCAGATGAACTGAGACACCGTGCTCAGGAAAAGTTCCTGAATGGTACTATAAGGGTAGTTGTGGCAACAGTTGCATTTGGGATGGGCATCGATAAGTCCAATGTACGTTTTGTCATGCATTATGACCTGCCAGCGGACCTGGAAAGTTATTATCAGCAAACCGGCAGGGGTGGCAGGGACGGGCAACCCTGTGATTGTATCCTTTTTTTCAAGAGAGGGGATTGGTATAAACAGCAATACTTTATTGAACAGATGTCTTCTAAAAAAGAACGTGAAATTGCCCTTTCCAAGTTACGCCTAATGATGGATTACTGTGAAACAGTCACCTGTAGAAGGAAAATCTTACTCGAATACTTCGGAGAATCCACCGAAAAAGATTGTGGCTATTGTGACGTTTGCCTTAACCCGCCACAGCAGGTGGATGTTACAGAAGATGCATTAATTATTTTTAAGTGCATAAAGGAGTTGAACCAGAAATTCGGGGCAACACATGTTGCATCGGTAATTGCAGGTTCAAAGGCTAAAAAAATTGTGTCATGTGGTCACCACCGACTCCATTGTCATGGTAATGGTTCCCACAATCCGCAAGATTACTGGAAAGACCTTTCTCATCGGCTCTCTTCCCTGGGATTTCTGGAAGTGAAAGGTGGAAGATATCCGGTCTTAAAATTAAATAAGAAAAGTCGTGCGACTCTCAATGATGGTGCTAATGTAATTGTACCTCAATCATCTGCTGCAACAAATTCAAAGAAAAAACCAGCCGGGCAAAGCAAGGTTTCTTCGAAGTCATCTACTGTTGATTGTGAATATTCGAAGTTATTTGAAAAACTGCGCAGACTCAGGTTGCAATTTGCAAAAAGGGATAATGTGCCACCCTACATTGTCTTTGCGGATACCAGTTTGAAGCAGATGGCTTCCAGCAAACCCCAAACTGCAAACCAGATGCTCACCATAACAGGAGTCGGTAAATGCAAACTTGAAAAATACGGTGATGCTTTTTTGTCAGAGATCAAAAGTTTTTGTTGA
- a CDS encoding A24 family peptidase C-terminal domain-containing protein, with amino-acid sequence MIVIAKILLCLAFLSYASYRDIKERRVGNRVWVIMLAAFSPFIVYELASSSSPVTYLMQMAISFGLIFVFSYVLFYLGAFGGADAKLLMVMSIVFPFYPAFTMGGNYFPTEGISIMNFFTFTVFGNSILLTIIVPLGLFIYNLSRPDVKTTLKKPYFMFIGYRAPIGKLENRHVKLMQQYEKDENGNLHTYFRRSGKEIDRETLEELRGYSKKGLINNMVWVTPGLPFIVPITAGFLAAVFYGDLIFKLTLYFMA; translated from the coding sequence ATGATAGTGATTGCCAAGATACTGCTATGCCTGGCATTTCTCTCCTATGCCTCCTACAGGGACATAAAGGAGCGCAGGGTAGGCAACAGGGTATGGGTAATTATGCTGGCGGCCTTTTCTCCCTTTATAGTTTATGAACTTGCAAGTTCATCCAGCCCGGTTACATATCTTATGCAAATGGCTATCTCCTTTGGACTAATTTTTGTTTTTTCCTACGTCCTGTTCTATCTGGGAGCATTCGGTGGTGCAGACGCCAAATTGTTGATGGTAATGTCCATTGTGTTTCCTTTCTATCCGGCATTTACTATGGGAGGAAACTATTTCCCCACAGAAGGTATTTCGATAATGAACTTTTTTACCTTTACAGTATTTGGTAATTCAATACTCCTGACAATAATAGTGCCCCTGGGGCTTTTTATCTATAACCTGAGCCGGCCTGACGTTAAAACCACCCTCAAAAAACCTTATTTTATGTTTATAGGCTACCGGGCACCTATAGGAAAACTTGAAAACAGGCATGTAAAACTCATGCAGCAGTACGAAAAAGATGAAAATGGCAACCTTCATACCTATTTCAGGAGAAGCGGTAAGGAAATCGATAGAGAAACTCTTGAAGAACTCAGGGGCTATTCAAAGAAGGGACTTATCAACAACATGGTGTGGGTTACCCCGGGTTTACCTTTTATAGTCCCGATAACCGCCGGTTTTTTAGCAGCTGTATTTTACGGCGACCTGATCTTTAAACTCACTTTATACTTCATGGCCTGA
- the hxlA gene encoding 3-hexulose-6-phosphate synthase, with amino-acid sequence MKTIIQLALDILEIDRAVQIAKEAVKGDIDWIEIGTPLIKSEGMDAIRTLRKKFPAHTIVADMKIADTGSLEVEMAAKAGADIVMVMATADDSTIKDALLAARKYGVRLMADLISTPKPVQRAVELDRIGVDIINIHMGIDQQMTGKTPVDLVFEIASKIRADIAVAGGLDEQTAALSVEAGADIVIVGGNIIRSDNVTEASKKIRHSVDNPQLDQAQKLDMDEEIRKLFMEISTPNISDAMHRQGAMKNIKPMLNDTKMVGPAITVQTFEGDWAKTVEAIDEAKEGNVIVIYNGSSDIAPWGGLATQSSLNRGIAGVVVDGAVRDIEEIRKIGLPVFATSNVPNAGDPKGFGEVNALINCGGQKVKPGDYIIGDDNGVVVVPAERAYEIARRAKEVQKTEERLFDEIRRGGTLSEILKLKKWEKQK; translated from the coding sequence ATTAAAACCATAATCCAGCTTGCTCTTGATATTTTGGAAATAGATAGAGCTGTGCAGATTGCTAAAGAAGCAGTCAAGGGAGATATCGACTGGATAGAAATCGGAACTCCCCTCATAAAAAGCGAGGGCATGGACGCAATTCGTACTCTCAGGAAAAAATTTCCCGCACACACCATCGTGGCAGATATGAAAATTGCAGATACCGGAAGCCTTGAAGTTGAAATGGCTGCAAAAGCCGGTGCAGATATTGTTATGGTTATGGCAACAGCCGATGACTCAACGATTAAAGATGCACTCCTGGCCGCGCGAAAATATGGAGTTCGACTCATGGCAGACCTCATTAGCACCCCCAAACCTGTTCAAAGGGCTGTAGAATTGGACAGGATAGGTGTGGACATCATTAATATCCACATGGGAATAGACCAGCAGATGACCGGGAAAACACCGGTAGATCTTGTTTTTGAGATTGCCTCCAAAATCAGGGCTGATATTGCTGTAGCAGGTGGACTGGATGAGCAGACTGCAGCCCTGTCTGTAGAAGCAGGTGCTGATATTGTTATTGTGGGCGGCAATATAATTCGCTCTGATAATGTAACAGAAGCCTCCAAAAAGATTCGCCATAGTGTAGATAATCCACAATTAGATCAGGCACAAAAACTCGATATGGACGAAGAAATACGCAAATTGTTCATGGAAATTTCCACTCCCAATATTTCAGATGCCATGCACCGACAAGGTGCCATGAAAAACATCAAGCCCATGCTAAATGATACCAAAATGGTAGGGCCGGCTATAACGGTGCAGACATTCGAGGGCGATTGGGCCAAAACAGTGGAAGCGATAGATGAAGCAAAAGAAGGCAATGTAATAGTAATTTATAATGGAAGTTCTGATATCGCACCCTGGGGGGGACTGGCAACCCAGAGCAGCCTAAACCGTGGTATCGCAGGCGTTGTGGTCGATGGAGCGGTAAGAGATATAGAAGAGATACGCAAAATCGGACTTCCGGTATTTGCCACTTCAAATGTACCAAATGCAGGCGATCCCAAAGGGTTTGGGGAAGTTAATGCGCTGATCAACTGTGGGGGGCAAAAGGTCAAACCCGGCGATTACATCATCGGTGATGATAACGGGGTTGTTGTAGTACCTGCAGAAAGAGCATACGAGATTGCAAGGCGAGCAAAGGAAGTACAAAAAACTGAAGAAAGATTATTTGATGAAATACGTAGGGGAGGGACACTTTCCGAAATCCTTAAACTCAAAAAGTGGGAGAAGCAAAAATGA